In Lentibacillus amyloliquefaciens, one DNA window encodes the following:
- the rsfS gene encoding ribosome silencing factor, translated as MDSKKIVQTIARACDDKRAEDIVALDMQEVSLMADYFLICHGSNERQVQAIARGIKDTMGERDVHVKRMEGFDQARWILVDLDDVVCHIFHKDERNYYNLERLWGDASKVELQVNENG; from the coding sequence ATGGACAGTAAGAAAATCGTTCAGACAATTGCAAGAGCTTGTGATGATAAAAGAGCAGAAGACATTGTTGCGTTGGATATGCAGGAAGTATCGTTAATGGCGGATTATTTTCTCATTTGTCACGGGAGCAATGAACGACAGGTTCAAGCGATTGCCAGGGGCATAAAGGATACAATGGGTGAGAGGGATGTGCACGTCAAGCGCATGGAAGGTTTTGATCAGGCTCGCTGGATTTTGGTTGATCTGGATGACGTTGTCTGTCATATATTCCATAAAGACGAACGCAATTATTACAATCTGGAACGTTTATGGGGCGATGCATCCAAAGTAGAGCTTCAAGTAAATGAAAATGGGTAA
- a CDS encoding ComE operon protein 2, whose amino-acid sequence MERISWNQYFMAQSHLLALRSTCTRLMVGATIVREKRIIAGGYNGSVSGGVHCIDEGCYVIDGHCVRTIHAEANALLQCAKFGVPTEGAEIYVTHFPCLQCCKQIIQAGIKTLYYAEDYRNHPYAVELFNEAGIETKKVALTDLAVDYHFQEKEAYIRKVLDELKSQTNNTSKYDALKAEAESLFNL is encoded by the coding sequence ATGGAACGAATTTCCTGGAATCAATATTTCATGGCACAAAGTCATTTACTTGCACTTCGAAGCACCTGTACCAGACTGATGGTAGGAGCCACAATCGTCCGGGAAAAACGGATTATCGCAGGTGGTTATAATGGCAGCGTCTCCGGCGGTGTGCACTGTATCGATGAAGGCTGTTATGTAATAGACGGGCACTGTGTCCGTACCATACATGCGGAAGCCAATGCCCTCCTGCAGTGTGCAAAGTTTGGCGTCCCGACTGAAGGTGCTGAAATTTATGTTACACATTTCCCGTGCTTGCAATGCTGTAAGCAAATTATACAAGCCGGGATAAAAACACTTTACTATGCGGAAGATTATCGAAATCATCCTTACGCTGTAGAATTGTTTAACGAAGCGGGCATTGAAACGAAAAAAGTAGCATTAACGGATCTGGCTGTAGATTATCACTTTCAGGAAAAAGAAGCCTATATACGAAAGGTTTTGGATGAGCTCAAATCACAAACAAACAATACGAGCAAATATGATGCCTTAAAAGCAGAGGCTGAATCATTGTTCAACTTATAA
- the holA gene encoding DNA polymerase III subunit delta — translation MMYEKVLHEVKQKQIAPVYLLYGTESYFIQNITKHITKAVLGEETEENLSVYDLEETPVQEVINDAETFPFFGGTKLIIANNPSFLKGKPDKLPFEHNLDILIQYINQPADYTVLVFTAYYEKIDERKKVSKAMKQHSITAECNPIKDYELKNWIKNLAGSMKVTIEDDVYDMLESELSTNLYQVQNELAKLASYVGENGVVTKDIADKLISHTETNSSLKLVDAVINRKLHEAISIYKDLEKMNEEPIALIALLAFQFRTILSVKLLSRKGYSQFQMQKQIGAHPFVIKMAAQRESKFTADRLKHIIEKLTQTDTIIKQGKMEKGLAFELLLYDLVQ, via the coding sequence ATGATGTACGAGAAGGTATTGCACGAGGTAAAGCAAAAACAGATTGCACCCGTATACTTATTATACGGAACGGAATCCTATTTTATACAAAATATAACAAAACATATAACAAAAGCAGTATTGGGTGAGGAAACCGAGGAGAATCTGTCCGTATATGATTTGGAAGAGACCCCGGTCCAAGAGGTTATCAACGATGCCGAAACGTTTCCTTTTTTCGGGGGAACAAAATTGATCATTGCCAATAATCCTTCGTTTTTAAAAGGGAAACCTGATAAGTTGCCGTTTGAGCATAACCTTGATATTCTGATTCAATACATAAATCAGCCTGCCGATTACACAGTGCTCGTATTCACAGCATATTATGAAAAAATCGATGAACGAAAAAAAGTCAGTAAAGCAATGAAACAGCATAGTATAACAGCCGAATGCAACCCGATTAAAGACTATGAATTGAAAAACTGGATTAAAAACCTTGCAGGCAGCATGAAGGTAACGATTGAGGATGATGTTTATGATATGCTGGAATCGGAATTGTCGACGAATCTGTATCAAGTACAGAATGAGTTGGCAAAGCTTGCCTCATATGTCGGCGAAAATGGGGTTGTGACAAAAGACATTGCTGATAAACTGATTTCACATACTGAAACCAATTCCTCTTTAAAACTTGTTGATGCTGTTATAAATCGGAAGCTGCATGAGGCGATTTCGATTTATAAGGATTTGGAAAAAATGAATGAGGAACCGATAGCGCTGATAGCATTGCTTGCTTTTCAGTTTCGAACAATTTTAAGTGTGAAATTGCTGTCCCGGAAAGGATACAGCCAATTTCAAATGCAAAAACAAATCGGTGCCCATCCGTTTGTGATAAAAATGGCAGCACAGCGTGAAAGTAAATTTACGGCTGATCGACTGAAGCATATCATTGAGAAATTAACCCAAACAGACACCATCATCAAGCAAGGAAAAATGGAAAAAGGACTTGCATTTGAACTATTGTTATACGATCTTGTGCAGTAG
- a CDS encoding YqzM family protein — MNDFENDVQSKNNDVVDSIKGFGFAFIFFVVIFAIGAIINVVGS, encoded by the coding sequence GTGAACGATTTCGAAAATGACGTACAATCAAAAAATAACGATGTAGTTGATTCCATTAAAGGTTTTGGATTTGCTTTTATTTTCTTTGTAGTGATTTTTGCTATTGGTGCAATCATCAACGTTGTCGGCTCCTGA
- a CDS encoding DNA internalization-related competence protein ComEC/Rec2 has product MKGYWHFPALGVTASFLAVIFASKWFIIVFSFWILYLYFKQRLRAIVILASLTFSISAYMYIPELEKPSDDASFTSTESAFAGEISSPVTETASRIAFEFSVEASDERFMIVHFKADNDGEHNLKYGAVCTVSGKPELPDSARNPGQFDYQDYLLSQGMTHQIIIDSLEKIDCTGSSPMNHIYQLRSDLLEYVQQNVSSETSAWVNALILGDDTEMDDSVTELFQRWNLTHLMAISGLHVGLVVGLLYFLLVKLNILTKEKAQWVIIFFLPLYAVLAGGEPSVMRASMMVLLFMIAGKLNWKFSVTDVISIVFLLLILTNPLIIYHIGFQLSFCVTLGLLLSKNWFAKTNISFFTVLNISFVSQMMILPLQVEYFFTFQPLSILVNLIIVPYFSLFVIPCMFLILLLAPVAGPMAAFTDQFFLIVHEFVITALEFIDQTLFLPWVIGSFPLAGAALYYGLFLIMMKKLELEEMRQAFKYGCFLTALIILSVLRPYFSPIGYVTALDVGQGDAIVIELPYRKGVILVDAGAEMNFDEFEPSDKVYKQIIRPYLYSRGISQIDAVFISHDDTDHMGSLLYLIEDMPIKNVFVSTYYTFTQPLAQGLTDNGTTVVRTDPDDAITVGGQMFHILSPAEDYGGSNENSLVLHTEIGGKKWLLTGDIGTRTEKAILKTVPGLTADVLKVAHHGSNTSTDAMFLEKIQPEYGIISAGKNNRYGHPHSDVIQSLDEAGAAILRTDESGAVQYVFKGTEGTFITYLP; this is encoded by the coding sequence ATGAAGGGTTATTGGCACTTTCCGGCATTAGGTGTTACGGCAAGTTTTTTAGCCGTGATTTTCGCTTCCAAATGGTTCATCATTGTCTTTTCATTCTGGATTTTGTATCTGTACTTCAAACAAAGGTTAAGAGCAATCGTTATACTTGCTTCCTTAACCTTCTCCATTTCCGCTTACATGTACATCCCCGAATTGGAAAAACCCTCAGATGACGCATCTTTCACATCCACAGAATCAGCATTTGCTGGTGAAATCTCCAGTCCGGTAACCGAAACGGCGTCCAGAATTGCTTTTGAGTTTTCAGTGGAGGCTTCTGATGAAAGGTTTATGATTGTTCACTTCAAAGCGGATAATGACGGGGAGCATAACCTGAAGTATGGTGCTGTATGCACGGTTTCCGGCAAACCCGAGCTGCCTGATTCGGCCCGAAACCCCGGGCAATTTGATTATCAGGATTATTTGCTATCACAGGGAATGACGCACCAGATTATCATTGATTCGCTGGAGAAAATTGATTGCACCGGTTCCTCACCTATGAATCACATTTATCAGCTGCGGAGCGATCTGCTTGAATATGTACAGCAAAACGTCAGCTCCGAAACGTCCGCATGGGTAAATGCGCTTATCCTTGGTGATGATACGGAAATGGATGATAGCGTCACCGAATTGTTTCAGCGCTGGAATTTGACACATCTCATGGCTATTTCCGGTTTGCATGTTGGTCTAGTCGTTGGACTGCTTTATTTTCTGCTTGTAAAATTGAACATCCTGACGAAAGAAAAAGCGCAATGGGTGATTATTTTCTTTTTGCCCCTATACGCGGTGCTTGCAGGCGGCGAACCCTCAGTTATGCGGGCAAGTATGATGGTTCTGTTGTTTATGATTGCCGGAAAATTGAATTGGAAGTTCAGTGTTACGGATGTCATCAGCATTGTGTTTCTGCTTTTGATTTTAACGAATCCCCTTATAATTTATCACATAGGATTTCAATTATCGTTTTGTGTAACGCTGGGACTGCTTTTGTCCAAAAATTGGTTTGCAAAAACGAACATTTCCTTCTTCACAGTTCTCAACATCAGTTTTGTTTCACAAATGATGATTTTGCCTCTGCAGGTTGAATACTTCTTTACATTCCAACCGCTCTCAATTTTAGTAAATCTTATCATCGTCCCTTACTTCTCGTTGTTTGTTATTCCGTGTATGTTCTTAATTTTGCTGCTTGCACCGGTTGCAGGTCCGATGGCTGCATTTACTGATCAGTTTTTTCTTATTGTGCATGAATTCGTCATCACCGCTCTCGAATTTATAGATCAGACACTTTTTCTCCCTTGGGTGATTGGTTCTTTTCCCTTAGCAGGTGCTGCTCTATATTATGGGCTGTTTTTGATAATGATGAAAAAATTGGAGCTTGAAGAAATGCGGCAAGCTTTTAAATATGGCTGTTTTCTGACGGCATTAATCATACTGTCTGTTTTAAGACCGTATTTTTCGCCGATTGGCTATGTGACCGCTCTTGACGTTGGGCAGGGAGATGCCATTGTCATTGAATTACCTTACCGGAAAGGCGTGATTTTAGTTGACGCTGGAGCAGAAATGAATTTTGACGAATTCGAACCATCTGACAAAGTCTATAAGCAAATCATCAGACCGTATCTATATTCCCGGGGTATTTCACAAATTGATGCTGTTTTTATTTCTCATGATGATACTGATCATATGGGAAGTTTATTATATCTGATTGAGGATATGCCAATTAAAAATGTATTTGTAAGCACCTATTACACGTTCACACAACCCTTGGCTCAAGGTTTAACTGATAACGGCACAACCGTTGTCAGAACGGATCCTGACGATGCAATAACAGTCGGAGGGCAAATGTTTCATATCTTATCACCTGCTGAGGATTATGGGGGCAGTAATGAGAATTCGCTTGTCCTGCATACGGAAATCGGCGGTAAAAAGTGGTTGCTAACCGGGGATATCGGAACTCGAACTGAGAAAGCCATCCTTAAAACAGTTCCCGGGTTGACTGCTGATGTACTGAAAGTGGCACATCATGGCAGTAATACATCGACTGATGCAATGTTTTTAGAGAAAATCCAGCCAGAATACGGTATTATTTCGGCTGGTAAAAACAATAGATACGGGCATCCGCACAGCGATGTTATCCAATCACTCGACGAGGCTGGTGCTGCAATTCTCAGAACTGATGAGAGCGGGGCTGTTCAATATGTGTTTAAAGGAACGGAAGGAACGTTTATCACATATCTGCCATAG
- a CDS encoding class I SAM-dependent DNA methyltransferase has translation MAYKQMADYYDFLMRDAPYDKWHDYTEKMIRETGKSVDTIIDLGCGTGQITTKLAQSGYQMIGVDYSSDMLSFAEQRAGKEKLPIQWLQQDLLTLSGIENQDMAISYCDVLNYITEEDDLRKVFNNIAAALKPGGLFIFDVHSLYHVRHNLMNETFAEVYDDISYIWFCFEGERDGEMYHDLTFFASKGDKYSRFDELHHQRTYPIEFYERLLNENGFLVQHIAGDFSPGHQIEADAERFFITAVKRSE, from the coding sequence ATGGCTTATAAGCAGATGGCTGATTACTATGATTTCTTAATGCGTGATGCCCCTTATGATAAATGGCATGATTATACCGAGAAGATGATCAGAGAGACCGGAAAGTCAGTTGATACAATTATCGATTTAGGCTGCGGGACTGGCCAAATTACCACAAAGCTTGCACAGTCCGGCTATCAGATGATAGGTGTTGATTATTCCAGTGACATGCTCAGTTTTGCCGAACAGCGCGCCGGAAAAGAAAAACTTCCAATCCAATGGCTGCAGCAGGACCTTCTGACATTGTCCGGCATTGAAAATCAGGATATGGCGATAAGCTACTGTGACGTTTTGAACTATATAACAGAAGAAGATGATCTGCGTAAAGTGTTTAATAATATAGCAGCCGCATTGAAACCGGGCGGTCTGTTTATTTTCGATGTCCATTCACTGTATCATGTCAGGCATAATTTAATGAATGAAACATTTGCTGAAGTTTATGATGATATTTCCTATATATGGTTTTGCTTCGAAGGTGAGCGCGATGGGGAGATGTATCACGATTTAACTTTTTTCGCTTCAAAGGGGGACAAGTATTCCCGCTTTGACGAGCTGCACCATCAGCGGACGTATCCCATCGAATTCTATGAACGGTTATTAAATGAAAACGGGTTTTTGGTTCAGCATATAGCAGGGGATTTTTCACCGGGGCATCAAATTGAAGCGGATGCGGAAAGATTTTTTATAACTGCGGTAAAACGGTCGGAATAA
- the rpsT gene encoding 30S ribosomal protein S20, with translation MANIKSAIKRVEINQKKRTHNIKFKSDMRTQIKRLEKMIDQNDAEGANAALPATFKKIDKAVQKGGIHKNTGNREKSRLAQKINELQSA, from the coding sequence TTGGCAAACATTAAATCAGCAATTAAGCGTGTTGAAATCAACCAGAAGAAACGGACGCATAATATCAAATTCAAATCAGACATGCGCACCCAAATCAAACGGTTGGAAAAAATGATCGACCAAAATGATGCTGAAGGCGCAAATGCTGCTCTTCCGGCTACATTTAAAAAGATTGACAAAGCTGTGCAAAAAGGCGGTATCCACAAAAATACCGGCAACCGCGAAAAATCACGTTTAGCTCAAAAAATTAACGAATTACAGAGCGCGTAA
- a CDS encoding helix-hairpin-helix domain-containing protein, translated as MLEPLKKYLFPVIIAVLVAAFLFFNPDDKENVVSKSQDITEEQQENEEQVAPEMVMVDVKGEVEAPGVYEIETGSRVNDVIQMAGGFTKGADQTMVNLAQRVQDEMIIMIPETGSQASGSVIEKSGQDKVRINHAEQSEIEQLNGIGPSKAAAIIQYRDENGPFKAEEDLLDVSGIGEKTLESLKDDIQIP; from the coding sequence TTGCTTGAACCCCTCAAGAAGTATCTATTCCCGGTAATAATAGCTGTGCTTGTAGCCGCATTTCTGTTTTTTAACCCTGATGATAAGGAAAATGTTGTTTCCAAATCCCAAGACATCACTGAAGAACAGCAGGAGAATGAAGAACAGGTGGCACCTGAAATGGTAATGGTCGATGTGAAAGGTGAAGTGGAAGCTCCAGGTGTTTATGAAATTGAAACGGGCTCACGTGTCAATGACGTCATCCAGATGGCTGGCGGCTTCACGAAGGGAGCAGATCAAACTATGGTCAATCTGGCACAAAGAGTACAAGATGAGATGATTATCATGATTCCTGAAACAGGGAGTCAAGCTTCCGGATCTGTCATTGAAAAGAGCGGGCAGGACAAGGTGCGCATTAATCATGCAGAACAATCAGAAATCGAACAATTAAATGGTATCGGTCCTTCTAAAGCAGCTGCCATTATTCAGTATCGTGATGAAAATGGCCCTTTTAAAGCTGAAGAAGATTTGCTGGATGTTTCCGGCATCGGTGAAAAAACGCTTGAATCACTTAAAGACGACATCCAAATCCCATAA